The Bombus terrestris chromosome 16, iyBomTerr1.2, whole genome shotgun sequence genome includes a region encoding these proteins:
- the LOC100648846 gene encoding L-selectin has translation MRAIWLMLVLVAVVANAQRRLALPDPRSCANRVRHATYRDARGVAHSYFFSWEHQPTRSLEVDWLDSRNICRRHCMDAVSLETPQENEFIKQRVARGNVRYIWTSGRKCNFNGCDRPDLQPQNINGWFWSGSGAKIGPTTQRNSGDWSHTGGYGQAQPDNREAAQGNDESCLSILNNFYNDGIKWHDVACHHRKPFVCEDSDELLNFVLSRNPGIRL, from the exons ATGAGGGCGATATGGTTGATGTTGGTTCTCGTCGCCGTTGTGGCGAATGCTCAACGCCGACTGGCCCTGCCTGATCCACGAAGCTGTGCTAACC gaGTACGACATGCTACTTATAGGGACGCTAGAGGTGTTGCACATTCATACTTCTTCAGTTGGGAGCACCAACCGACTAGAAGCCTTGAAGTAGACTGGCTAGATTCACGTAATATCTGTCGCAGACACTGTATGGATGCAGTTTCTCTTGAAACGCCACAAGAAAATGAGTTTATCAAACAGCGAGTAGCAAGAG GAAATGTAAGGTACATTTGGACATCTGGACGTAAATGCAACTTCAATGGCTGTGATAGGCCAGATCTCCAACCGCAAAATATTAATGGATGGTTCTGGTCAGGTTCTGGAGCTAAGATTGGTCCCACTACACAGCGTAACTCTGGAGATTGGAGTCACACTGGTGGATATGGCCAAGCACAACCTGATAATCGTGAAGCTGCTCag GGTAATGACGAGTCTTGTTTGTCGATCCTGAATAACTTCTACAATGACGGTATCAAATGGCACGACGTAGCCTGTCATCATAGGAAACCATTTGTCTGCGAAGACAGCGACGAACTTTTGAATTTCGTGCTTTCCAGAAACCCTGGCATTCGCCTTTAA
- the LOC100648266 gene encoding alanine aminotransferase 1, protein MMPQARWWNAVIASSRPRTWERLTTSAGPGTSGGRIFTHLTAVESVVHRPASDRTLRRSMATGPPGSKVLTEDNVFINLRKMEYAVRGPLLIRALEIEKELQKGAKKPFKEVIKANVGDAHAMGQQPITFLRQVLTLTVSPNLLDDPSYPEDVKERAKTILCQCKGGSVGSYSESAGIEIIRKHVAQYIQDRDGIPSDYHNIILSNGASDGIKSFLKLFNEKLDGKPSGVMIPIPQYPLYSATLAEFGLAQIGYYLNEENKWGLDISELDRALNESRRLCNPRVLVVINPGNPTGQVLTRTNIEDIIRFAYKNRLFLLADEVYQDNVYDKDSAFHSFKKVMMEMGEPYCKMELASFMSVSKGYMGECGIRGGYGEIINMDPKVMAILLKSISAMLCPTVLGQVVMDVVVNPPKLNEPSYKLFQKEKKETLRSLAERSQLVVDTLNSIPGFKVNPAMGAMYVFPRIDLPKGAIKAAEKEGQQPDVFYAFKLLESTGICVIPGSGFGQRPGTYHFRTTILPQKEKITTMLENLKQFHIRFLEEYK, encoded by the exons ATGATGCCGCAAGCACGCTGGTGGAACGCTGTTATCGCGAGCAGTCGGCCTAGGACGTGGGAGCGACTGACTACCTCTGCGGGGCCAGGGACGTCAGGAGGTAGAATATTCACACATCTGACGGCTGTTGAGTCGGTAGTCCACCGGCCGGCTTCTGACAGAACATTGCGTCGCAGCATGGCGACCGGTCCACCCGGTAGTAAAGTTCTCACCGAGGACAATGTCTTCATCAACCTCCGGAAAATGGAATATGCGGTGCGCGGCCCTCTCCTTATACGTGCCCTCGAGATTGAGAAAGAACTGCAGAAG GGAGCCAAGAAACCGTTTAAGGAGGTGATAAAAGCGAACGTGGGGGATGCACACGCCATGGGGCAACAGCCCATCACCTTCTTGAGACAAGTACTGACCTTGACGGTGTCGCCGAACCTTCTCGATGATCCTAGCTATCCAGAGGATGTGAAGGAACGAGCCAAGACCATATTGTGCCAGTGTAAAGGAGGCAGCGTTGGCTCGTATTCTGAATCGGCAGGAATCGAGATCATCCGGAAACATGTTGCTCAATACATTCAAGATCGTGATGGAATTCCCTCTGATTACCATAACATCATCCTTTCGAACGGCGCCTCGGATGGAATCAAA TCTTTCTTGAAACTGTTCAATGAGAAACTAGATGGTAAACCATCTGGAGTGATGATCCCAATCCCACAGTACCCTTTATACTCTGCCACTTTGGCTGAATTTGGCTTGGCTCAAATTGGTTACTATCTGAACGAGGAGAATAAGTGGGGATTGGATATTTCTGAATTAGATAGAGCATTAAATGAGTCAAGGAGGTTGTGTAATCCTCGTGTGCTAGTCGTAATAAATCCTGGTAATCCAACCGGACAAGTCCTTACACGAACTAATATCGAGGACATCATCAGATTTGCGTATAAAAACCGTTTATTCCTATTGGCTGATGAAGTTTATCAGGATAATGTTTATGATAAGGACAGTGCTTTCCACTCGTTCAAGAAGGTAATGATGGAGATGGGAGAACCTTACTGTAAAATGGAGCTCGCTTCCTTCATGTCTGTGTCTAAAG GTTATATGGGAGAATGTGGAATCCGCGGCGGGTACGGGGAAATTATTAACATGGATCCCAAAGTAATGGCGATACTGTTAAAGTCGATCTCAGCAATGTTGTGTCCTACTGTTCTTGGTCAGGTAGTAATGGATGTTGTGGTGAATCCTCCAAAACTAAATGAACCATCCTACAAATTGTTtcaaaaggaaaagaaggaaaccTTACGCTCTTTAGCAGAAAGATCTCAATTAGTGGTTGATACATTGAATAGCATTCCAGGTTTTAAG GTTAATCCAGCTATGGGTGCAATGTATGTATTTCCGCGAATCGATTTGCCAAAAGGAGCCATAAAAGCAGCAGAAAAGGAAGGTCAACAGCCTGATGTCTTTTATGCCTTTAAACTCTTGGAGTCCACCGGAATATGCGTGATACCAGGTTCCGGTTTTGGACAGCGACCTGGAACATATCATTTCAGGACGACAATCTTGCcgcaaaaagagaaaataactaCAATGCTCGAGAATCTGAAACAGTTCCATATTAGGTTCCTCGAAGAGTACAAATAA
- the LOC100648616 gene encoding unconventional prefoldin RPB5 interactor-like protein isoform X2, protein MMSFEDDTQKVRRLLLDKALAKGIQQNEEQCKIWTTYKKGHQKVAETLQTFQKDLYVNCMVPIGKRALMKGKLIHTNEILASLGDGYFAKYSASGAAALCERRIQTEEMLENLNKERDLYETRMMMIESNLFEDYAGGEIVEHWNEDQITEWKKKHREREREYHQKLAKLRQEDRKKIETEDDLFNRLDQLEIEEELADELNRLGDEAYELFGVEELKEGECYYESESSSNSEEEEKEDDSKEDNKQVPDSNTYQHKVETCKVKKLVSFAEPEDLSRKEKENLMKEKEKGCEDIVDFEEDILQIKFTHSKNKSVTKSNGDSIETPADIYRLLVKPKSILKRSPNDLPPEQSTPPEYSTEDESEEDEDTVKPSVYETVVKDIKEKNTLEVTKGALEKMEKSTNPKPVSKFKRERQRRQ, encoded by the exons ATGATGAGTTTTGAGGACGATACGCAGAAAGTTCGACGTTTACTTTTGGATAAAGCTCTTGCAAAG GGAATCCAACAAAACGAGGAACAGTGCAAAATATGGACAACTTACAAGAAGGGTCATCAAAAAGTTGCAGAAACGTTGCAAACTTTCCAGAAGGATTTATATGTAAACTGTATGGTGCCAATTGGAAAACGAGCACTAATGAAAGGCAAATTGATTCACACAAATGAAATACTTGCCTCCCTGGGTGATGGATACTTCGCAAAGTATAGTGCTTCAGGTGCAGCTGCCCTTTGTGAAAGAAGAATACAAA CTGAAGAAATGCTAGAGAACTTAAACAAGGAAAGAGATTTGTATGAAACTAGGATGATGATGATAGAAAGCAATCTTTTTGAAGATTATGCTGGTGGAGAAATTGTGGAACATTGGAATGAAGATCAAATTACAGAATGGAAGA AAAAAcacagagaaagggaaagagagtaTCATCAGAAATTAGCCAAACTTAGACAGGAAGACAGGAAAAAGATAGAGACAGAAGATGATTTATTTAATAGGCTTGATCAGCTTGAAATTGAAGAAGAATTAGCAGATGAATTAAATAG atTAGGAGATGAAGCATATGAACTTTTTGGAGTAGAAGAATTGAAAGAAGGGGAATGTTATTATGAATCTGAAAGTTCCTCTAAtagtgaagaagaagaaaaagaagatgattCTAAGGAAGATAACAAACAAGTTCCTGATTCCAATACATATCAACATAAAGTCGAAACTTGTAAAGTTAAGAAATTGGTTTCATTCGCAGAACCAGAAGATCtttcaagaaaagaaaaagaaaatttgatgaaagaaaaggagaaaggatGTGAAGACATAGTAGATTTTGAAGAAGATATTCTTCAGATAAAATTCACTCACTCTAAGAATAAATCGGTCACAAAATCGAATGGAGATTCGATAGAAACACCTGCAGATATTTATAGATTACTCGTTAAACCTAAGTCTATCTTGAAAAGATCACCAAATGATTTGCCTCCTGAACAGTCTACTCCACCAGAATATAGCACAGAAGACGAGAGTGAAGAAGATGAGGACACTGTTAAACCTTCAGTTTATGAAACT gtAGTGAAAGATATCAAAGAGAAGAACACGTTAGAAGTTACAAAGGGAGCTTTAGAAAAGATGGAAAAGAGTACCAATCCTAAGCCTGTTAGTAAATTCAAACGAGAGCGTCAACGAAGACAGTGA
- the LOC100648616 gene encoding unconventional prefoldin RPB5 interactor-like protein isoform X1: MMSFEDDTQKVRRLLLDKALAKGIQQNEEQCKIWTTYKKGHQKVAETLQTFQKDLYVNCMVPIGKRALMKGKLIHTNEILASLGDGYFAKYSASGAAALCERRIQKAEEMLENLNKERDLYETRMMMIESNLFEDYAGGEIVEHWNEDQITEWKKKHREREREYHQKLAKLRQEDRKKIETEDDLFNRLDQLEIEEELADELNRLGDEAYELFGVEELKEGECYYESESSSNSEEEEKEDDSKEDNKQVPDSNTYQHKVETCKVKKLVSFAEPEDLSRKEKENLMKEKEKGCEDIVDFEEDILQIKFTHSKNKSVTKSNGDSIETPADIYRLLVKPKSILKRSPNDLPPEQSTPPEYSTEDESEEDEDTVKPSVYETVVKDIKEKNTLEVTKGALEKMEKSTNPKPVSKFKRERQRRQ; this comes from the exons ATGATGAGTTTTGAGGACGATACGCAGAAAGTTCGACGTTTACTTTTGGATAAAGCTCTTGCAAAG GGAATCCAACAAAACGAGGAACAGTGCAAAATATGGACAACTTACAAGAAGGGTCATCAAAAAGTTGCAGAAACGTTGCAAACTTTCCAGAAGGATTTATATGTAAACTGTATGGTGCCAATTGGAAAACGAGCACTAATGAAAGGCAAATTGATTCACACAAATGAAATACTTGCCTCCCTGGGTGATGGATACTTCGCAAAGTATAGTGCTTCAGGTGCAGCTGCCCTTTGTGAAAGAAGAATACAAA AAGCTGAAGAAATGCTAGAGAACTTAAACAAGGAAAGAGATTTGTATGAAACTAGGATGATGATGATAGAAAGCAATCTTTTTGAAGATTATGCTGGTGGAGAAATTGTGGAACATTGGAATGAAGATCAAATTACAGAATGGAAGA AAAAAcacagagaaagggaaagagagtaTCATCAGAAATTAGCCAAACTTAGACAGGAAGACAGGAAAAAGATAGAGACAGAAGATGATTTATTTAATAGGCTTGATCAGCTTGAAATTGAAGAAGAATTAGCAGATGAATTAAATAG atTAGGAGATGAAGCATATGAACTTTTTGGAGTAGAAGAATTGAAAGAAGGGGAATGTTATTATGAATCTGAAAGTTCCTCTAAtagtgaagaagaagaaaaagaagatgattCTAAGGAAGATAACAAACAAGTTCCTGATTCCAATACATATCAACATAAAGTCGAAACTTGTAAAGTTAAGAAATTGGTTTCATTCGCAGAACCAGAAGATCtttcaagaaaagaaaaagaaaatttgatgaaagaaaaggagaaaggatGTGAAGACATAGTAGATTTTGAAGAAGATATTCTTCAGATAAAATTCACTCACTCTAAGAATAAATCGGTCACAAAATCGAATGGAGATTCGATAGAAACACCTGCAGATATTTATAGATTACTCGTTAAACCTAAGTCTATCTTGAAAAGATCACCAAATGATTTGCCTCCTGAACAGTCTACTCCACCAGAATATAGCACAGAAGACGAGAGTGAAGAAGATGAGGACACTGTTAAACCTTCAGTTTATGAAACT gtAGTGAAAGATATCAAAGAGAAGAACACGTTAGAAGTTACAAAGGGAGCTTTAGAAAAGATGGAAAAGAGTACCAATCCTAAGCCTGTTAGTAAATTCAAACGAGAGCGTCAACGAAGACAGTGA
- the LOC100648962 gene encoding 60S ribosomal protein L35: MGKVKCTDLRTKDKNELLKQLEELKTELTNLRVAKVTGGAASKLSKIRVVRKAIARVYIIMHQKQKENLRLLYKNHKYKPLDLRPKKTRALRRALTPYQANRKTLKEIRKQFAFPPRKYALKV, translated from the exons ATG GGTAAGGTTAAGTGTACTGATCTGAGGACAAAAGACAAAAATGAGTTGCTCAAGCAGCTGGAAGAGCTCAAAACTGAGTTGACAAATCTTCGCGTGGCAAAAGTTACTGGTGGTGCTGCTTCTAAACTTTcgaaaat CCGAGTAGTGAGGAAGGCAATAGCTAGGGTATACATTATTATGCATCAGAAACAGAAGGAGAATTTGCGTTTATTGTACAAAAATCACAAGTACAAGCCTTTGGATCTGAGGCCAAAGAAAACTAGAGCTCTTAGGAGAGCTTTGACGCCTTACCAAGCTAACAGAAAGACTTTGAAAGAAATCCGTAAACAATTTGCTTTCCCTCCAAGGAAATATGCTTTAAAGGTGTAA
- the LOC100648382 gene encoding cysteine sulfinic acid decarboxylase: MPANEGTVSVSPPQIRDNFLRKVCDNSLQSDLARLSSGDDEEDYQNGCPNSIVNGESTEDCNYRSLPVREVHEKFMRSFIDLLLEEAVFQGTSRKNKVVEWMKPATLQSAIDLKLSDQGSSHEKLFTLARNVIKYSVKTGHPRFINQLYSSVDPYGLLGQWLTDALNPSVYTYEVSPVFSLMEEEILREMRKIVGWKDGKGEGIFCPGGSIANGYAINLARHYKFPQLKELGLSSAGRLIIFTSRDSHYSVKKLSAFLGLGTSNVYEVKTNSRGKMCITNLEEQIKKALDEGAVPLMVSATAGTTVLGAFDPLREIAIICKKYNLWFHVDAAWGGGALMSTKHRYLLDGVELADSVTWNPHKLLAAPQQCSTLLLRHEDLLQAAHSSKASYLFQPDKFYDSSFDSGDKHIQCGRRADVMKFWFMWKAKGTHGLEKHVDRVFELARYFTDYIRHREGFKLMLEPECTNVCFWYVPPSKRHLQDGELLKALEKIGPDVKERMVKKGSMLITYQPLRELPNFFRLVLQNSGLTKADMRFFAEEIERLAIDL, translated from the exons ATGCCGGCTAACGAGGGAACTGTGAGCGTGTCTCCGCCCCAAATAAGAGATAATTTCTTGAGAAAAGTCTGTGACAACAGTTTACAGAGCGATCTTGCTCGTCTATCTTCTGGTGATGATGAAGAGGATTATCAAAACGGTTGTCCAAATTCTATTGTCAACGGAGAATCCACAGAAGATTGTAACTACAGGAGTCTTCCGGTGAGAGAGGTCCATGAGAAGTTTATGAGAAGTTTCATCGATCTGCTCCTGGAAGAAGCAGTTTTTCAG GGAACTTCAAGAAAAAACAAAGTAGTGGAATGGATGAAACCAGCAACTCTTCAATCAGCCATTGACTTAAAGCTGTCTGACCAAGGATCCTCCCATGAGAAGCTTTTCACCCTCGCCCGCAACGTGATCAAGTACAGCGTAAAAACAGGTCATCCTCGATTCATAAACCAACTATATTCCAGCGTAGATCCGTATGGCCTTCTTGGACAATGGTTAACAGACGCCTTGAACCCTTCAGTTTACACCTATGAAGTTTCTCCAGTGTTCTCTTTAATGGAAGAGGAAATATTGCGTGAAATGAGGAAGATAGTTGGCTGGAAGGATGGTAAAGGTGAAGGAATATTCTGTCCTGGTGGTTCTATTGCCAATGGTTATGCAATTAATCTGGCACGTCACTACAA GTTTCCTCAATTGAAGGAGTTAGGCTTATCCAGTGCTGGCAGGTTAATAATTTTCACTTCCAGAGATTCCCATTATTCTGTCAAAAAGCTTAGTGCTTTCCTAGGATTAGGCACTAGCAATGTGTATGAAGTGAAAACTAACAGCAGAGGAAAGATGTGCATAACGAATTTGGAAGAACAGATCAAGAAAGCTCTTGACGAAGGTGCAGTACCCTTGATGGTATCTGCTACAGCAGGAACTACAGTCCTAGGTGCATTCGATCCCTTAAGAGAGATTGCTATCATTTGCAAGAAGTACAATCTGTGGTTTCACGTGGATGCAGCGTGGGGAGGAGGAGCCTTGATGTCCACAAAGCACAGATACCTCCTGGATGGTGTCGAACTGGCAGATTCTGTTACTTGGAACCCACACAAATTGTTGGCTGCTCCGCAACAATGTTCAACATTGTTACTGCGCCATGAGGATCTCCTGCAAGCAGCACATAGCTCAAAAGCTAGTTATCTCTTCCAACCAGACAAATTTTATGACTCTTCTTTCGACAGTGGGGACAAGCACATTCAGTGCGGTCGTAGGGCAGACGTGATGAAATTCTGGTTCATGTGGAAAGCAAAAGGCACTCATGGCTTGGAGAAACATGTAGATCGAGTGTTCGAATTGGCGCGGTACTTCACAGATTATATAAGACACAGAGAAGGTTTCAAACTGATGCTTGAGCCCGAGTGCACCAACGTCTGCTTCTGGTACGTGCCGCCCTCCAAACGCCACTTGCAAGACGGAGAACTGTTGAAAGCCCTTGAGAAAATCGGACCGGATGTAAAGGAGCGAATGGTGAAGAAGGGCTCAATGTTGATCACGTACCAGCCTCTACGCGAGCTACCTAACTTTTTCAGGCTCGTTTTACAGAATTCTGGACTCACTAAGGCTGATATGAGATTTTTCGCAGAAGAAATTGAGAGGCTCGCCATTGATCTGTAG
- the LOC100648497 gene encoding MIP18 family protein galla-1 yields the protein MLSFLRKISLGGKIRDGVPTSDEMEAVEGYLDAKNQSLISQSDTELKESVYDLLRTIKDPEKPQTLEQLDVVYEDCVEILRQTPKGVSVIRIEFNPTVPHCSLATLIGLCIRVKLERHLVALFKLDIYIRKGAHSTEQEINKQINDKERIAAAMENPNLRELVEKCIQEEE from the exons ATGTTGTCATTTTTACGAAAAATTTCACTGGGGGGAAAGATAAGAGATGGTGTGCCGACGAGCGACGAAATGGAGGCTGTTGAAGGATATCTGGATGCGAAAAACCAAAGTTTGATCTCGCAGTCTGACACTGAGCTAAAGGAGTCCGTTTATG ATTTGTTAAGGACAATCAAGGATCCAGAGAAGCCACAAACGTTGGAGCAATTGGACGTTGTTTATGAAGACTGTGTTGAAATTTTGAGGCAAACTCCCAAAGGAGTTTCTGTAATTCGTATTGAATTCAATCCAACAGTGCCCCATTGTTCTCTGGCAACATTGATTGGCTTATGCATTAGAGTGAAACTAGAACGTCATTTAGTAGCCCTTTTTAAActagatatatatattaggaAAGGTGCACACTCTACAGAACAAGAAA taaataaacaaataaacgaTAAGGAAAGAATTGCAGCTGCCATGGAAAATCCTAACTTGAGAGAATTGGTGGAGAAATGTATTCAAGAAGAAGAGTGA